A genomic region of Alnus glutinosa chromosome 11, dhAlnGlut1.1, whole genome shotgun sequence contains the following coding sequences:
- the LOC133882713 gene encoding uncharacterized protein LOC133882713, whose protein sequence is MIDVFVVLMDQRPPHYAYRAPSPPVPPMTTPTVSTALYSAAWPHHPDGPYRPLLPGTVAVPTSDHGQSSTAGPCSSPLSELPTLSQIGFTQPGNAYRWWLREGMGSQGYAPYFPYTYSGPMTCNPDSETQDVGFPLSQTGEMQMPAMGLGQIPTQAAMPGQILGPRQMPASGASQGPGPRRMPASGASQGPRHVESQMPLSGESQMPLSGESQMPDVGGSQSTHEEDVAMLGTDQLAPGSPQDMDSDDDQQDPQAGGVGEEVAGDPATQHIRIEQIRLMGYNPDGTIYYEVIDDPARNWVLPRGKKVVLQYNAAIQPVGRACNRFRRAEGKMIRSGSYIHMRDEWAKVNRQIKQAMWDALMEEFYVPVSVDARRAQQEALCDIGRKHRSWKSRFKTKLRIRDGDTPEIIRARMPDNFFGNYDAEDVEFLLRDWCREQKIVCRPRKCCGFLITVYLILVLI, encoded by the exons atgattgatgtatttgtt gtattgatggaccagagaccccctcattatgcgtatcgggcacctagcccacccgtgccccccatgaccacgcccactgtttcgacggcattgtattctgcagcgtggccacaccacccagacgggccttatagaccattgttgccgggtacggtggccgtgcccacgtcagatcacggacagagcagcacagctggaccttgcagctctccattgtcggagctgccgacattatctcagatagggttcacccaaccgggtaacgcatATCGATGGTGGCTGCGAGAAgggatggggtcacagggttatgcgccgtactttccgtatacgtatagtggacctatgacgtgtaaccctgatagtgagacgcaggatgtaggatttccactgtcacagaccggggagatgcagatgccggctatggggttgggacagataccgacacaggcggcgatgcctggccagattttggggccgagacagatgccagcatcgggggcgagtcagggcccggggccgagacggatgccagcatcgggggcgagtcagggcccgaggcatgtagagagccagatgcctttatctggtgagagccagatgccactttccggtgagagtcagatgccagatgtgggggggagccagagtacccatgaggaggacgttgcgatgttgggtaccgatcagttggcccccggtagtccccaggatatggattcagatgatgatcagcaggatccacaagccggaggggttggggaggaggttgcgggcgacccagcgacccagcacatacggattgagcagattcggttgatgg ggtacaacccagacgggaccatttattatgaggtgattgacgacccagcgagaaactgggtcctcccgaggggtaagaaggttgtattgcagtacaatgctgctatacaacctgtaggacgggcctgcaatcgatttcggcgggctgagggcaagatgatcaggagtgggtcctacatacacatgcgggacgaatgggcgaaggtaaataggcagattaagcaggcaatgtgggacgcgctgatg gaggagttctatgtacctgtatcagtagacgcgcgcagggcacaacaggaggctttatgtgatattggccgtaagcaccgctcgtggaagtcgaggttcaaaaccaaactacgtattagagacggtgacacgcccgagattatccgtgcgagaatgccggacaatttttttggcaactatgacgcagaagatgtagagttcctgctgagagattggtgccgtgagcaaaaaatcgtatgtaggccaagaaaatgttgtggttttttaataacagtttatttaattttagttttaatttaa
- the LOC133881369 gene encoding uncharacterized protein LOC133881369, translated as MQWEATAFGRPVLALVVVASLALFPVFLIPSSPSMWLAGMIFGYGIGFVIIMVGTTIGMILPYFIGLLFSDRIHQWLKKWPQKAEMIRLAGEGSWFHQFQVVALFRVSPFPYTIFNYAIVVTSMKFWPYLCGSIAGMVPEAFIYIYSGRLIRTLADAKYGNLHLTLVEIIYNIISF; from the exons ATGCAGTGGGAAGCCACTGCCTTTGGCCGTCCAGTTCTTGCCCTCGTGGTTGTTGCTTCTCTGGCACTTTTTCCTGTGTTCTTAATCCCTTCCAGCCCTTCCATGTGGTTGGCTGGGATGATTTTTGGATATGGAATTGGGTTTGTTATAATCATGGTTGGAACAACTATTGGGATGATCCTCCCCTATTTTATTGGACTGCTATTCAGTGACCGCATTCAT CAATGGTTAAAGAAATGGCCCCAGAAAGCTGAAATGATTAGACTGGCTGGAGAAGGAAGCTGGTTCCATCAATTCCAAGTGGTTGCTCTCTTTAGGGTTTCACCATTTCCATACACAATTTTCAACTATGCAATTGTGGTAACAAGTATGAAGTTTTGGCCCTACTTATGTGGATCAATTGCCGGAATGGTCCCAGAAGCTTTCATTTATATCTATAG TGGTCGGTTGATAAGGACATTAGCAGATGCAAAGTATGGGAACCTTCACCTGACTCTGGTCGAAATCATATACAACATTATCTCCTTc